GACGGTGGCCAAGAGCCTGAACATGGACGTGACCGCCGAGGGCGTGGAGACGGAAGGGCAGCTGGCCGAGCTCAAGGCGCTCGGTTGCGATCGCGCTCAGGGCTTCCTCTTCGCCCGGCCCGTGACGGCGGAGCGAGTGGCCCCCCTGCTTGCCTCGGACCAGTCGATGGAAACCGTCCGCGCCTAGCTCCTGCTCGACGAGGGGCGCCGGCTACCGCCGGGCAATCAGTCGCCGGAAGACAGCGCCGTGCTCGAAGCCGTAGCCTTGGGCGCGCTCGGCGGCGTTTTGCTTCACGCGGGCGCCGATGGTCTCCCCGGGCGGCACATTGAAGCCCGGCACCTGGCTCTCGTGGCGGACGAGCGCAGCGACCTGCTTGTCGATCCAGCCCGTGACATCGACGATGATCTCCGGCTCGTCCATGCCCCAGTACCAGAGCTCCCGGACGCGATGCGGCTCGAGCTTGTCGTCCGTGATGTGCTCGGGAAAGTGCAGGTGATCGCGAGCGAAGGGATACACCGCGTCGGTGGTCACCATGCCGACCATGCGGTGATCGCGGTGCTGGAAGCCCTTCATCCGGTACGGGTCGTGCGCGAATACGGTGTGCGGGCGGTACTGCCGGATGGCGCGCACGACGTCACCCAGGAACTCGCGGCTGTCCTGGAGCCCGCCATCCGGATAGCCCAGCATGAGCAGATTCTTCACGCCCATGAAGTCGGCGGCGGCGCGCTGCTCCCGGGCGCGCTGATCCATGAGCTCACCCGGCGTGAGCGATCGGTCGGAGGTGCCCGCGCCCCCATTCGTGCAGAGCACGTAGGTGACCTCGCAGCCGGCCGCCACCCACTTGGCAATGACCCCGCCGGAGCCAATCTCGGCGTCGTCCGGATGAGCGAAGACGACCATGGCGCGATCGGGAACCTCGGTGACGATGTCCAGCTTCCGGACGGACTCATCGATGGGCATGAGAAGATTCTACACGGGCCTCGCGTCATTCCGCGCACGCATCAGCCTTCGTACTGGGCCAGATTGGGCGTTGGCACTGGGGCAAGTTGCGAGCCAGACGAGGCCCGAGGGAGCCAGCAATGCGAGGTGTACGTGGGTGTACGTTGAGCGTTGCTGGCGACCGAGAACGAAGTATGGCGAAGCAAATTGCCCCAGTGCCCGGGCTTCTTGCCGCGTCCGTCCCGGGCGCGTATAGTCCCCCTGACCAATTGGGCGCGGGCGCGGCCGCGCCCTCCCAGTCGTCTCCTCATGCCTCTCAATGGGAGAGATGCACATGCGGACACCACGGGCGTTGACCATCCTCCTCCTCCTGGCCGTCCTGGCCACCGGCGTCACCATGCTGGGGTCCGCCGTGGCCCAGAAGAAGCCGATCAAGATCGGCTTCCTGGCGCCCCTCACGGGCGGCGCCGCCCAGATCGGGCGCGATACGGTGAACGGGTTCGAGATGTACCTGGAGGAAGCAGGCCAGCAGATGGCCGGCCGGAAGGTCGAGGTCATCGTCGAGGACACCGCGGGCAATCCGGGCACGGCCATCACCAAGTTCCGTAAGTTCGTGGAGAGCGACCGCGTGGACATGGTGGTGGGCGAGGTCTTCGCGCATATCGGCTACGCCCTCGCCCCCAAAGCCGAGGAGTACCGCATGCCCACCATCTTCCCGGTGATCGCGGCGGACGACCTGACGCAACGGAAGCCGTCGAAGTGGGTGGTGCGGCTCGGCTGGACGGGGAGCCAGCCCTCCCACCCATTTGGGGAGTACGCGGCGAAGACCCTCGGCTACAAGCGCGTGGCCGTGTTCGGAACGGACTACGCCTTCGGCTACGAGGTGGTGGGCGGGTTTCAGCGGAGCTTCGAGGAGGCGGGCGGGCAGGTCATCCAGAAGCTCTGGGCGCCGCTGGGGACCACCGATCTCGCGCCGTACCTCTCGCAGATCAAGCGCGACGCGGACGCGGCCTTCATCATCGTGGTGGCCGCCTCCGCCCTCCGCTTCCCCGCCCAGTATCAAGACACCGGCCTGCGGGGACGCCTGCCCGTCATCGGGGGCGCCGTCATCGTGGACGAGTCCATCCTGCCCTCCTTCGGCGACGAGGCGCTCGGGATCGTCACGCCCCTCATGTACAGCGCCGCCCTCGACACTCCGGTCAACAAGCGCTTCGTGACGGAGTACCGCAAGCGGTACGGCAAGATACCCTCGTACTTCTCGGAGACGTGCTATACGTCTGCCCGCTGGATCAGCGAGGCCGCGCGCACCGTCGGGGGCAACGTGGAGGACCGGGAGAAGTTCATGGCCGCCTTCCGCAAGGTCGAGATCCCGGACGCGCCGCGCGGGCCCGTCAAGCTCGACGCCTGGGGCAACCCGATCCAGAACATCTACGTGCG
The Candidatus Methylomirabilota bacterium genome window above contains:
- a CDS encoding penicillin-binding protein activator, encoding MRTPRALTILLLLAVLATGVTMLGSAVAQKKPIKIGFLAPLTGGAAQIGRDTVNGFEMYLEEAGQQMAGRKVEVIVEDTAGNPGTAITKFRKFVESDRVDMVVGEVFAHIGYALAPKAEEYRMPTIFPVIAADDLTQRKPSKWVVRLGWTGSQPSHPFGEYAAKTLGYKRVAVFGTDYAFGYEVVGGFQRSFEEAGGQVIQKLWAPLGTTDLAPYLSQIKRDADAAFIIVVAASALRFPAQYQDTGLRGRLPVIGGAVIVDESILPSFGDEALGIVTPLMYSAALDTPVNKRFVTEYRKRYGKIPSYFSETCYTSARWISEAARTVGGNVEDREKFMAAFRKVEIPDAPRGPVKLDAWGNPIQNIYVRKVERKGGELQNTVIHTFPAVSQFWTYKPEDFLKQPVYNRDQPPCRYC
- a CDS encoding EAL domain-containing protein, which produces TVAKSLNMDVTAEGVETEGQLAELKALGCDRAQGFLFARPVTAERVAPLLASDQSMETVRA
- a CDS encoding PIG-L deacetylase family protein, yielding MPIDESVRKLDIVTEVPDRAMVVFAHPDDAEIGSGGVIAKWVAAGCEVTYVLCTNGGAGTSDRSLTPGELMDQRAREQRAAADFMGVKNLLMLGYPDGGLQDSREFLGDVVRAIRQYRPHTVFAHDPYRMKGFQHRDHRMVGMVTTDAVYPFARDHLHFPEHITDDKLEPHRVRELWYWGMDEPEIIVDVTGWIDKQVAALVRHESQVPGFNVPPGETIGARVKQNAAERAQGYGFEHGAVFRRLIARR